ACACCACCGCCTCCGACGGCAACGGTCACGGCACCCATGTGGCCACCACGATCGCGGGTTCCACCTACGGTGTCGCCAAGAAGGCGAAGATCGTGGCGGTCCGGGTGCTCGACAACGCCGGCTCCGGCACCACGGCGGGCGTCGTCGCGGGCATCGACTGGGTGACCGCCAACCACTCGGGCCCCTCCGTCGCCAACCTGTCGCTCGGCGGCGGCGCCTCGACCGCCCTGGACACGGCGGTGCGCAACTCCATCGCCAGCGGCGTGACCTACGCCGTGGCGGCCGGCAACAGCAGCGCCAACGCCTCCTCGTACTCCCCGGCCCGGGTCACCGAGGCCATCACCGTCGGCGCCACCACCAGCACCGACGCCCGGGCCAGCTACTCGAACTACGGCTCGGTCCTGGACATCTTCGCGCCGGGCTCCTCGATCACGGCGGGCTGGTACACCAGCGACACCGCGACGAACACCATCTCCGGCACCTCGATGGCCACCCCGCACGTGGCGGGCGCGGCCGCCGTCTACCTGGCGGGCCACACCTCGTCCACCCCGGCCCAGGTCGCCACGGCCCTCACCGGTGGTGCCACCACCAACGTGGTCACCGGCCCGGGCACCGGTTCGCCGAACCGGCTCCTGAAGCTCGTCCCGTGACGCTCCCGCACCGCACCACCTGAACGGCCGTTCCCCGGAGGCGACTTCCGCCTCCGGGGAACACTTGTCCCATTGTCCGTACCAGCCGCGATACGCACCCTTTTCGGTCTTGACGGCCCCGGCGCCCCTGCGCGACATTGAAGCCTCGCATCCGGCGCTTCGGGGGGCAAAGTCGCCAATGCAGACGATACGTGCCAAAAGATCTTCAACGGACACCGAGCAGGCGCGGACAGGACCGGAGAGGGACCTCTCGCCACTGCTCGCGGGAGCCGCGACGGCGGTCGGCGGGTTCGGCGCGATCCTCGCGCTCGTGAACTCCGACTCACCGCTGCGCGGCCCGTTCACCCTGTTCTTCCTGCTGATGGCACCGACCGTGGCGATCGCCGCCGCGCTGCGCGGCCTCGAACCGCTCGGCCGGGTGCTCGCCTCGCTCGCGGGCTCGGTCGTCGTCAACATGCTGGTGGCGCAGGGCATGCTCGCCACGCACCGCTGGTCCTGGCGCGGCGGGATCGTGGCCGTGACCGCGATCAGCGTCCTTCTTCTCCTGCTGGTCTGCGTACGGCGGCGAGGCGGCCGTACGACGACGGGACGGACTCCCTGACGTGGACATCAGCGTGTACCGCCCCGGCGAGCTCAGCGCCGCCGACCGGGCGGCGTGGACGTCGTCGCAGTCCAAGGCCCATCTGCAAGGATCGCCGGAGCTGGCGAACCCGTTCCTGTCCCCCGAGTTCGCGCTCGCGGTGGGCCGGTACCGGCGGGGCGTGCGGATCGCGGTGGTGCGCGAGGGCGGGGAGCCCGCCGCGTTCTTCCCGTTCCAGCGAAGCGTCACCGGAGTGGGCCGGGCCGTCGGACTCGGCGTCTCGGACGCCCAGGGTCTGGTGCACCGGCCCGGGTTCGGGTGGGACGCGCAGGAGCTGCTGCGCGCCTGCGGGCTCGCCGTATGGGAGTTCGACCACCTGGTGGAGGGCCAGGAGGCGTTCGCGGTCGGGGCCACCGGCAGCTTCGCGTCGCCGGTCATGGACGTCGACCAGGGCTACGAGGCCTATCTGGCCCATCTGCGCTCCCACGCGCCGA
Above is a window of Streptomyces sp. NBC_00490 DNA encoding:
- a CDS encoding S8 family peptidase, with amino-acid sequence MAPLRKFRFAAITSLATAALVGGLTTLPAEAAPAEGKVLAAGSPTAIKDSYIVTLKKGSTGFRSTSAAGKNLVKEYGGAVKKTFGTALNGYSVTLSAAEAKRLAADPAVASVEQNQRVHVDATQSSAPWGLDRIDQAALPLSGTYTYPDTAGSGVTAYVIDTGVRITHAQISGRASYGYDAVDGDTTASDGNGHGTHVATTIAGSTYGVAKKAKIVAVRVLDNAGSGTTAGVVAGIDWVTANHSGPSVANLSLGGGASTALDTAVRNSIASGVTYAVAAGNSSANASSYSPARVTEAITVGATTSTDARASYSNYGSVLDIFAPGSSITAGWYTSDTATNTISGTSMATPHVAGAAAVYLAGHTSSTPAQVATALTGGATTNVVTGPGTGSPNRLLKLVP